The Thermosipho affectus genome segment CTTTAAAATCCCCTTTTTTGGGATAGATAACCCTTCAAATTCAACCACAATACTTACATCATTCAACCTTTTCATATCTATCCTATACAGTGCACTCTCAGCACTAACATGGGTTTCTTTTGAGCGGGCAATACCTATCTTTGGTTCATCCATTATACCAAGTTCACTATAATAAATTTCTTTTTTTCCATTTATATAATCTTTAAAGTACTCATCAGATAAATATAGATTTTTTTTATTTTCTACCTTACCTTTTGCAACCAAAATTTTTGACAAATTTGGATAATTTGAAAAAAACATATTATTTACATCTTGCAAATCTAAAACTATCGCTTTTTTATCATTTGAATCTTTTGAAACAACACAATCCAAAGGCATTGGAAAAAGTAAATCACGCTTATTTTTTAAAATTATGTTTGTTATTTTCAAATTTTTGGTTGGGTCATCTTCTTTATTTGCATACTCAAAGGTATCCATATTATTTGCAAAATATAGTGTTCTTAAGGCACCGTATATTACAGAAGGATACGGAGGAAAAATTCCCTCTCCCCATGTATCTTCACCTTTAAAAAAAGTCTTTGAATTTCTAAAAAAAAGTGTATCTAAAGGTGTTATTTCAATTATCATTTAATTCACCTACCTCTTTTGAAAGAAAATTTATAATGTTTAGAGTGGATATAAAGTTTTGTAAAGAATAAGATTCTACAAATAAGTCTAATAATTTATCACTTAACTCTTCAATTTCATTTGATTTTAAAGATACCTCATTGGGATTTGAAGCTCTCTTTAACAATCTTTTACATTCTGATTTGATGAATTTCTCGTTTACATCGTATTTAAACCTCCTGAGTTCATCAGCTAATACTTTTGTAAAAGTGCTTGAAAAATTTTTATCAATTATACTTTTGACAATACTTTTTATGATATCAACTGTGCTTTTACCATTTAAATACCATTTATACTTAATTTTGTGTATTTCACCAGAACGTTTTAATACTGCTATGGCAAAGGCATCTTTTTTATCTTTTTTATCTTTTTTATTTTTATCTTTTTTATCTTCTTTTGCTTCCTTTTCCATTTTTCTTGCCCACTTTATTACCTCAGAAAGTGGCATTTTATAATGTGCAATAACAACTCCCATAGAAGCAGAAGATTTATTTCTGTTTTTTACATTTTTAATTTCTTCAAATTTTGGAAAAAAATCCCTTAGATTTTTCATAACAAAAAGAAGATGATCAATGTTTACAAAAGAAAGCACATCATCTCCTCCAGCATAAACTAACTCGCCTTTTCCTTCAATTATTTCTTTTGTCTTGTCTGTATATTCTCCCAACTTTTTTGAAAGTTCCAAATGAAAATCTCTAAGATGTGATTTATCAGACAAAAACTCTCCTGATAACCACTTCCCCATTGAATCTCCATCAAGCATAACAATAGCATAATACTTTGATGGAACACCGTATTTTTTATAAAGGTTATTTAGGTATTTTTTGGCTTTTTCTAAATTTTCGTCGTCTTTATAATGATCATATTTTATTAAATGCTCTTTTCTTAAATTCTCATCAAAAAAAAGTTCTTCGCCAAAATTTTTGAAAAAATCTTTGTATTCTTTTATTTCAACTTGTGTTAATTTTTCTACCCAACTTAAAGAAGCTATTTTGGCAGTTGAAGAAAATGAAGAGCTTTTGGTTTTATAAAACCTCTTAATAAAACATATACCACATAAACTTTCTCCTTGATTTAATCTAAATTCATTTATTTCCTGTGCCTGAAAACTTATATTTCTTGGCTTTTTATCACTTTTTCTGTAAAATAAAGCTTCTCTTTGACCACACACAGAACATTTTCTATAACTTTCAACGCAATCTAAAGAGTTTTGTCTAAATCTTTTAATATTCTTTATTGATCCTAAATAACCCTCTATCTTTCCATACAATTCAGAATAATCACTTTCCTCATACGGTAAAATAACCCAATATATCTCAAGAAAATTTTCTATCTGCTCAAAAAAAATCTCAGAAATATCAAAATTTGCATATTTTTTCACTATATCAAAAGAAAGTTTTTTTAATTGATCCTTTACCTTATTCTCTATATCCATTCCTATCCCCTTTGGATCATCACTTTCGATAATAGCTATAAACCTATTGGGTTTTGATTTTATTTCCTTGTGGGGGAATATTATTTTACAAGTTTTAACTTTTTCTTCTAAAGCATATATTGCATATTCTATTAAATCTGAAAGAATTTTACTTCCTGCCCACAAATCATGGGTTTTCCTAGCTTGTGCTATAAAAGATTGAACAGGTCCTATCGTAAAAAGAAAAAGATATTTTTTCATCCTAACACCTCTCTTATAAATTCTTCGCTTCTATCTATACCTTCAACATCTTCAGACAATTCTAGCCGAGTAACAACAGGTATAAACTTATTATCTTTTTCCACAACACTAACGTACACAGGGGATGCAAGTCTTTTTCCGTTTTTTGCATACCCTGTAAAATCTGAATTGTGATTATGAGAAGCTGTACTGATCTTTTTCAAAAGCTCATCATAATTATCATACTCTTTTCCAAATTCGATAAATCTTATATATGGATATTTATCTTTACCTTTTTTCTTATAAAAATTTGTTTTT includes the following:
- the cmr3 gene encoding type III-B CRISPR module-associated protein Cmr3, with the protein product MIIEITPLDTLFFRNSKTFFKGEDTWGEGIFPPYPSVIYGALRTLYFANNMDTFEYANKEDDPTKNLKITNIILKNKRDLLFPMPLDCVVSKDSNDKKAIVLDLQDVNNMFFSNYPNLSKILVAKGKVENKKNLYLSDEYFKDYINGKKEIYYSELGIMDEPKIGIARSKETHVSAESALYRIDMKRLNDVSIVVEFEGLSIPKKGILKLGGESKAAEYKVVENNLEKFDVKIDRFFKVVLTTPAIFKKGWIPSFISEENFEYKSENIHLKLLAAVVGRPLIVGGFDMKKRRAKPLYKAVPAGSVYYFELLKGDVKDLIRKFHKKAISEIYQKQGFGISYLAKI
- the cas10 gene encoding type III-B CRISPR-associated protein Cas10/Cmr2 encodes the protein MKKYLFLFTIGPVQSFIAQARKTHDLWAGSKILSDLIEYAIYALEEKVKTCKIIFPHKEIKSKPNRFIAIIESDDPKGIGMDIENKVKDQLKKLSFDIVKKYANFDISEIFFEQIENFLEIYWVILPYEESDYSELYGKIEGYLGSIKNIKRFRQNSLDCVESYRKCSVCGQREALFYRKSDKKPRNISFQAQEINEFRLNQGESLCGICFIKRFYKTKSSSFSSTAKIASLSWVEKLTQVEIKEYKDFFKNFGEELFFDENLRKEHLIKYDHYKDDENLEKAKKYLNNLYKKYGVPSKYYAIVMLDGDSMGKWLSGEFLSDKSHLRDFHLELSKKLGEYTDKTKEIIEGKGELVYAGGDDVLSFVNIDHLLFVMKNLRDFFPKFEEIKNVKNRNKSSASMGVVIAHYKMPLSEVIKWARKMEKEAKEDKKDKNKKDKKDKKDAFAIAVLKRSGEIHKIKYKWYLNGKSTVDIIKSIVKSIIDKNFSSTFTKVLADELRRFKYDVNEKFIKSECKRLLKRASNPNEVSLKSNEIEELSDKLLDLFVESYSLQNFISTLNIINFLSKEVGELNDN